In the genome of Campylobacteraceae bacterium, one region contains:
- a CDS encoding pyridoxamine 5'-phosphate oxidase family protein produces MSDFRKCLDEESIDFMKEQKMFFVSTAPKSGKINLSPKGFDSLKIIDNNTIIWLNHFGSGNETAAHLIEDDRITLMFCAFEGKALILRIYAHAKVLHERDEDYSKYIKEFSYNNAARQIFVLDIDCINLSCGMGVPLYDYKEQRKELKKFYDSRTKEEHRAYMKKNNVLSFDKKETNLFKEV; encoded by the coding sequence ATGTCAGATTTTAGAAAATGCCTAGATGAAGAAAGTATAGACTTTATGAAAGAACAAAAAATGTTTTTTGTTTCAACTGCACCTAAAAGTGGAAAAATAAACCTATCCCCAAAAGGTTTTGATTCTTTAAAGATTATTGATAATAATACAATTATTTGGTTAAACCATTTTGGTTCGGGAAATGAAACAGCAGCTCATTTAATAGAAGATGATAGAATTACTTTAATGTTTTGTGCTTTTGAAGGCAAAGCTCTGATTTTACGTATTTATGCCCATGCAAAAGTTCTGCATGAAAGAGACGAAGATTATTCAAAATATATAAAAGAATTTTCTTATAATAATGCAGCCAGACAAATTTTTGTATTAGATATTGATTGCATTAATCTGTCTTGTGGAATGGGTGTACCTTTATATGATTATAAAGAACAACGAAAAGAATTAAAAAAATTTTATGATTCTAGAACAAAAGAAGAACATAGAGCGTATATGAAAAAGAACAATGTTTTGTCTTTTGATAAAAAAGAAACCAATTTATTTAAAGAAGTTTAG
- a CDS encoding TIGR00730 family Rossman fold protein, with the protein MLHNSGPSVTFFGSARTKEDNKYYTFAKELAHDLASQNINIISGGGPGIMRAANEGAYEAKLAHSIGLNIDLPFEQDLNPYTTKEMTFNYFFSRKLALVKYSRACVVFPGGFGTLDELFEVLTLSQTNMLKNGGCKVFLVGEEYWKDLMSFIKGSLTKEKMINEEDINLITLSDNKEFIKDEIIRIFKEV; encoded by the coding sequence ATCTTACATAACTCAGGACCAAGTGTAACTTTTTTTGGCAGTGCAAGAACAAAAGAAGACAACAAATATTATACTTTTGCAAAAGAACTTGCACATGATCTGGCCAGTCAAAATATTAATATTATTTCAGGCGGTGGTCCGGGTATTATGAGAGCTGCTAATGAAGGTGCTTATGAAGCAAAACTTGCACATTCTATTGGACTAAATATAGATTTGCCATTTGAGCAAGATTTAAACCCTTATACCACTAAAGAAATGACCTTTAATTACTTTTTTTCAAGGAAACTTGCTTTGGTTAAATATTCAAGAGCCTGCGTCGTTTTTCCAGGAGGTTTTGGTACCTTAGATGAACTCTTTGAAGTTCTTACTTTATCTCAAACCAATATGCTAAAAAATGGTGGGTGTAAAGTATTTTTAGTGGGAGAAGAATACTGGAAAGATTTAATGTCTTTTATTAAAGGTTCACTTACAAAAGAAAAAATGATAAATGAAGAAGATATTAATTTAATAACACTTAGTGATAATAAAGAGTTTATTAAAGATGAGATTATTAGAATATTTAAAGAAGTCTAA
- a CDS encoding cache domain-containing protein encodes MFSEKNIPKLIILSPIITVVLIAIFIIYFFVQNQNNYFEEESRRAEHEYLLNQKNILKKEVNSVISYLSYHQKKEIKKVSKDPVKRERELEQIKMDLIKYIETIRYEHNGYIWIHDTSYYLVAHPFRQDSIGQYDINLRDATGTLITKKFIDETLKQPQGNFIEYNWAKPQEKFFSKKLGYFKLYKDFSWVIGAGLYIDDIQETIAHDKALLEDRINKYIRLVVLICFAVILVIGFLSFIVSNKITKVFALYKDKVKKKENLLERLNLSLETKVQEAISDVKKKDRAMLHQSRLARMGVMLSMIAHQWRQPLSKIASILMELETATKFKESSDEKVFSSIRQSNKQLFYMSNTIDDFRNFFKPDKEKIDFYIEVACLEAISLTHASITNIGIKLIKDINYNIKINGYEREFAQVILNLLSNAKDVLNERNIKEPKIFISIKKMKDEVLICVEDNARGVNEEHLELVFEPYFTTKGSLKGTGLGLYMSKMIIEKNMDGSLSLENTSRGALFTISLKV; translated from the coding sequence TTGTTTAGTGAAAAAAACATACCCAAGCTTATTATCTTAAGCCCTATTATTACAGTAGTTCTTATTGCTATTTTTATCATATACTTTTTTGTACAAAATCAAAACAATTATTTTGAAGAAGAGAGTAGGCGAGCAGAACATGAATATTTATTAAATCAAAAAAACATATTAAAAAAAGAAGTAAATTCGGTCATCTCTTATTTGTCCTATCACCAGAAAAAAGAGATAAAAAAAGTATCAAAAGATCCTGTCAAAAGAGAAAGAGAACTTGAACAAATAAAAATGGATCTTATAAAATATATTGAAACCATACGTTATGAACATAATGGTTATATTTGGATTCATGATACGTCGTATTATTTGGTTGCACATCCTTTTAGACAAGACAGTATTGGACAATATGATATTAATCTAAGAGATGCAACGGGAACATTAATTACTAAAAAGTTCATTGATGAAACACTTAAACAACCCCAAGGAAATTTTATTGAATACAATTGGGCTAAACCGCAAGAAAAATTCTTTTCTAAAAAACTGGGATATTTTAAACTGTATAAAGATTTTTCTTGGGTTATTGGTGCTGGTTTGTATATTGATGATATTCAAGAAACCATTGCACATGATAAAGCTTTATTAGAAGATAGAATTAATAAATATATTCGTTTGGTTGTGCTTATTTGTTTTGCGGTTATTCTGGTAATTGGTTTTTTATCTTTTATTGTATCTAATAAAATAACCAAAGTATTTGCATTATACAAAGATAAAGTAAAGAAAAAAGAGAATTTACTGGAGCGATTAAATCTTAGTTTAGAAACAAAAGTACAAGAAGCCATTAGTGATGTAAAGAAAAAAGACAGAGCCATGTTACATCAATCAAGACTTGCAAGAATGGGTGTTATGCTTTCAATGATTGCGCATCAATGGAGACAGCCTTTAAGTAAAATTGCTTCTATTTTAATGGAGTTAGAAACAGCAACTAAGTTTAAAGAATCAAGTGATGAAAAGGTTTTTTCTTCTATTAGACAAAGCAATAAACAGCTCTTTTATATGTCTAATACTATTGATGATTTCAGAAACTTTTTTAAACCAGATAAAGAAAAAATAGATTTTTATATTGAAGTTGCTTGTTTAGAAGCGATATCTTTAACACATGCAAGTATTACAAATATAGGCATTAAACTGATAAAAGATATTAATTACAATATTAAAATAAATGGTTATGAAAGAGAATTTGCGCAAGTTATTTTAAATTTATTAAGCAATGCAAAAGATGTATTAAATGAGAGAAACATAAAAGAACCAAAAATATTTATTAGCATAAAAAAAATGAAAGATGAAGTTTTAATTTGTGTGGAAGATAATGCAAGAGGGGTTAATGAAGAACATTTAGAACTAGTATTTGAACCTTATTTTACGACAAAAGGTTCTTTAAAAGGAACAGGACTTGGTTTATATATGAGTAAGATGATAATTGAAAAAAATATGGATGGTTCTTTGAGTCTTGAAAACACTTCACGTGGGGCTTTATTTACTATTTCTTTAAAGGTATAG
- a CDS encoding response regulator transcription factor, translating into MKDDLIKQLKQYTLLCIEDEEQIRAGIVNTLKYYFKDVFEAANVSDALDIYQEEKPTIILCDIQMPKENGISFVKQLRKEDKDTIVIMITAYSSEEYLLDLINLKINHYLQKPISSDILLDALLDVLDDKLDKHLYFYQDLYLDTKNYKLFYQKDEVLLRKRDIDFLFLLYKNKEHVLPYSLIEDTLWKDKSMSISALKTFIKEFRQRMPLDIISNIQQIGYKLKEFQKEK; encoded by the coding sequence ATGAAAGATGATTTGATTAAACAATTAAAACAATATACACTTTTATGTATTGAAGATGAAGAACAAATAAGAGCAGGAATTGTTAATACACTTAAGTATTATTTTAAAGACGTTTTTGAAGCTGCTAATGTAAGTGATGCTTTAGATATTTACCAAGAAGAAAAACCCACAATCATTTTATGTGATATTCAAATGCCAAAAGAAAATGGAATAAGTTTTGTAAAACAGCTTAGAAAAGAAGATAAAGATACTATAGTAATTATGATTACAGCCTATTCGTCTGAAGAGTATTTACTTGATTTAATTAATCTAAAAATTAATCATTATTTACAAAAACCCATTTCCTCTGATATTTTATTAGATGCTTTATTAGATGTTTTGGATGATAAACTTGATAAACATTTATATTTTTATCAAGATTTGTATTTAGATACAAAAAACTATAAACTTTTTTATCAAAAGGACGAAGTCCTTTTACGTAAACGTGATATTGATTTTTTATTTTTGTTGTATAAAAACAAAGAACACGTACTTCCTTATTCTCTTATTGAAGATACGTTGTGGAAAGACAAGTCTATGAGTATTTCTGCTTTAAAAACCTTTATAAAAGAGTTTAGACAAAGAATGCCACTTGATATTATTAGCAATATTCAACAAATAGGTTATAAACTAAAAGAATTTCAAAAAGAAAAATAA
- a CDS encoding TRAP transporter substrate-binding protein, with protein MIKKSILVLSLAASVFAAEVKMDLNAKYGATNFHTKGAVQFAALVKEYSKGSVNITVHAGSSLVKGNPLKAVKDGTVAMTDMFIPFTSGGGKVFGVSALPFIAQNYDDAYKLYQISKPSYAKTAKKWNQKFLYSVTWPASGFYSSKKMTAISDFKGVKTRTYDKNSANFVNSAGGNAVALPWGEVYSALRTGMVNSVITSSSSGKDGKFWEVLNNFTKIKYAFPLQAVSINLDYWNAMDKNQQGAVLKAAAQIERKQWAAVRLEDSNALEIMSKNGMKISEASPVLQKELDKMADKILNEYLEDASSDIKNIFKEYRK; from the coding sequence ATGATTAAAAAAAGTATACTTGTTCTTTCTCTTGCAGCATCAGTGTTTGCAGCTGAGGTAAAAATGGATTTAAACGCTAAATATGGAGCTACAAACTTTCATACAAAAGGTGCAGTACAATTTGCTGCTTTGGTTAAAGAATATTCAAAGGGTAGCGTTAATATTACTGTTCATGCTGGTTCTTCACTTGTTAAAGGAAACCCTTTAAAAGCGGTTAAAGATGGAACTGTTGCTATGACTGATATGTTTATTCCTTTTACTTCAGGTGGAGGTAAAGTATTTGGTGTATCTGCTTTGCCTTTTATTGCACAAAATTATGATGATGCATATAAGTTATACCAAATATCAAAACCTTCTTATGCAAAAACTGCTAAAAAATGGAATCAAAAATTCTTATATTCTGTGACTTGGCCAGCTTCTGGTTTTTATTCAAGCAAAAAAATGACTGCTATTAGTGATTTTAAAGGTGTAAAAACAAGAACATATGATAAAAACTCTGCTAATTTTGTTAACTCTGCTGGTGGAAATGCTGTTGCTTTACCTTGGGGAGAAGTATATTCTGCTTTAAGAACGGGAATGGTTAACTCTGTTATTACTTCTTCTTCTTCTGGAAAAGATGGAAAATTCTGGGAAGTATTAAATAACTTTACAAAAATTAAGTATGCTTTTCCTTTACAAGCGGTTTCTATTAATTTAGATTACTGGAATGCAATGGACAAAAATCAACAAGGTGCTGTATTAAAAGCAGCCGCGCAAATTGAGAGAAAACAATGGGCAGCTGTTAGACTTGAAGATTCTAATGCTTTAGAAATTATGTCAAAAAATGGAATGAAAATTTCAGAAGCAAGTCCTGTTTTACAAAAAGAACTTGATAAAATGGCTGATAAAATATTAAATGAATATTTAGAAGATGCAAGTTCTGATATTAAAAATATTTTTAAAGAATACAGAAAATAA
- a CDS encoding TRAP transporter small permease has product MKTFYAFVNKLSLWGAYLSALLLCSLVLLILTEIFIRSAFDMSTMIADEYSGYLYLASIFLGLAYTFNEKAHIRINIVSSRLNKKANRILDMIAGLITIVVLSFAFYRTLLFTYDSYEFEMLSEAVSETPLYLTQFVMPLGLSLFILSALAFVIKGFKNDI; this is encoded by the coding sequence ATGAAAACATTTTATGCATTCGTAAATAAACTCTCCTTATGGGGAGCTTATTTATCAGCCTTACTTCTTTGTTCCCTCGTTTTGTTGATTCTTACTGAAATTTTTATACGATCTGCCTTTGATATGTCTACAATGATTGCAGATGAATATAGTGGATATTTATATTTAGCTTCAATTTTTTTAGGTTTAGCTTATACCTTTAATGAAAAAGCACATATCCGAATTAATATTGTTAGCTCAAGGTTAAATAAAAAAGCAAATAGAATTCTTGATATGATTGCTGGTTTAATTACTATAGTCGTTTTATCTTTTGCTTTTTACCGTACACTATTGTTTACTTATGATTCTTATGAGTTCGAAATGTTGTCAGAAGCAGTATCAGAAACGCCTTTGTATTTAACACAATTTGTTATGCCTTTAGGTTTATCTTTGTTTATATTATCTGCACTTGCTTTTGTAATTAAAGGATTTAAAAATGATATCTGA
- a CDS encoding TRAP transporter large permease subunit — protein sequence MISDPLVLAVIIMVVMFSFLLSSLWISISLFLTGIVGMLIYDHNLPSAISIYDKIGDLLASSVYDSLNSWSLAALPMFILMGEILYKSSISTKLLNGLMPWLCHIPGKLLHVNVAACSLFAAVSGSSAATTATVGKITLGELKKRGYSKSLAIGSLAGSGTLGFLIPPSLIMIIYGVLSDVSIGKLFMAGILPGLLLASLYSFYIMVVAKLDPSVEPLHEDKYTWKDKRNSLKDLAPVFSLIAVVLGSIYGGYATPTEAAALGVLGSVILAIIYKSFSFDILKTALLNAIKTSVMISFIIAAAGFLSQVIGFLGIARALSEYITTLGLSPLMLILIIGLMYIILGMILDGISIVVMTLPIVLPIVVLAGYDPLWFGIFLVFMVEMSQITPPVGFSLFIIQSISNEKIEYILKATFPFFLLMVVAVALITFFPEIVFYLPNLMIK from the coding sequence ATGATATCTGATCCTTTAGTACTTGCTGTTATTATTATGGTAGTTATGTTTTCTTTTTTATTGTCTTCTTTATGGATAAGTATTTCTTTGTTTTTAACAGGAATTGTTGGTATGTTGATATATGATCATAATTTGCCTTCTGCTATTTCAATTTATGACAAAATAGGGGACCTTTTAGCATCTTCTGTTTACGATTCTTTAAATTCCTGGTCTCTTGCTGCTTTGCCTATGTTTATATTAATGGGTGAGATTTTATACAAATCTTCTATTTCTACTAAATTGTTAAATGGTTTAATGCCTTGGTTATGTCATATTCCTGGAAAACTATTGCATGTAAATGTTGCTGCTTGTTCTTTGTTTGCAGCAGTATCTGGCTCAAGTGCAGCTACTACTGCAACTGTAGGAAAGATTACTCTAGGTGAGCTTAAAAAAAGAGGTTATTCTAAATCGTTGGCCATTGGTTCTTTGGCTGGTTCTGGAACACTTGGATTTTTAATTCCTCCTTCTTTAATTATGATTATTTATGGAGTACTGTCGGATGTCTCTATTGGTAAGTTATTTATGGCAGGAATTTTACCTGGTTTATTATTGGCTTCTTTGTATTCTTTTTATATTATGGTTGTTGCCAAACTTGATCCCAGTGTAGAACCTTTACATGAAGATAAATATACTTGGAAAGATAAAAGAAATTCGCTTAAAGATCTAGCACCTGTATTTTCATTAATTGCAGTTGTACTTGGTTCTATTTATGGGGGATATGCAACACCCACTGAAGCAGCAGCTCTTGGAGTACTTGGATCTGTTATTTTGGCAATAATTTATAAAAGTTTTTCTTTTGATATTTTAAAAACTGCCTTATTAAATGCCATTAAAACCTCCGTAATGATTAGTTTTATTATTGCAGCAGCAGGTTTTTTATCCCAAGTAATTGGTTTTTTAGGAATTGCAAGAGCTTTAAGTGAGTATATTACTACTTTAGGATTATCTCCTTTAATGTTAATTTTAATTATTGGTTTAATGTATATTATTTTAGGAATGATCTTAGATGGTATTTCTATTGTTGTAATGACTCTTCCTATTGTACTTCCTATAGTAGTATTAGCAGGTTATGACCCTTTATGGTTTGGTATATTTTTAGTTTTTATGGTTGAGATGTCCCAAATTACACCTCCTGTTGGTTTCTCCTTGTTTATTATTCAAAGCATATCCAATGAAAAAATAGAGTATATTTTAAAAGCTACTTTTCCTTTTTTCCTTTTAATGGTTGTTGCTGTTGCATTAATTACTTTTTTCCCGGAGATAGTATTTTATTTACCAAATCTCATGATAAAATAA
- a CDS encoding 5-oxoprolinase subunit PxpA, with amino-acid sequence MKIKLNCDMGESFGIWKMGLDEEIMPYVDMANLACGFHASDPLTMTKAVILAMKHQVEIGAHPGYQDLVGFGRRSMLCSLEEIKAIVIYQIGALAGICKSHNTHISYVKPHGALYNDMMKDENIFKAILSGISSYNKELKLMILSSSKNEEYSSIAMNYGISLYYEVFADRNYNDDGSLVARSNENAVIHDEFDVMDRITLLKENGYLYSINKQRLFLRPHTICVHGDNEQALEFVKNIRKLLN; translated from the coding sequence ATGAAAATAAAATTAAATTGTGACATGGGTGAGAGTTTTGGAATCTGGAAAATGGGCTTGGATGAAGAAATCATGCCCTATGTGGATATGGCTAATTTAGCCTGTGGTTTTCATGCAAGTGATCCTCTTACGATGACAAAAGCAGTCATTCTTGCAATGAAACATCAAGTAGAAATAGGGGCACATCCAGGATACCAAGACTTAGTAGGTTTTGGACGTCGTTCCATGCTTTGTTCTTTAGAAGAAATAAAAGCCATTGTTATCTATCAAATAGGAGCCTTAGCTGGGATTTGTAAAAGTCATAATACTCATATTTCTTATGTCAAACCACATGGGGCTTTATACAATGATATGATGAAAGATGAAAATATTTTTAAAGCTATTTTATCTGGTATTTCTTCTTATAATAAAGAATTAAAATTAATGATTTTATCTTCAAGTAAAAATGAGGAATATTCAAGTATTGCAATGAACTATGGTATTTCTTTGTATTATGAGGTATTTGCTGATAGAAATTACAATGATGATGGTTCTTTAGTAGCTAGAAGTAATGAAAATGCTGTAATTCATGATGAATTTGACGTTATGGATAGAATAACTTTGTTAAAAGAAAATGGTTATTTGTACTCAATAAATAAACAGCGTTTATTTTTACGACCTCATACGATTTGTGTCCATGGAGACAATGAACAAGCCTTAGAATTTGTAAAAAATATTAGAAAGTTGTTAAATTAA
- the pxpB gene encoding 5-oxoprolinase subunit PxpB, translated as MEIKLASVDSVIVYFDNKISLDVSFRVKQYLEEIKKLEGIIDIVPSYTSILITYDIFIYSYENLVSILEKIKVNNVSSNDNKIVEIPVYYGEEVGLDLKRISEEKNLSIKEIIDIHSSQSYRVYAIGFAPGFAYMGEVDKRININRLENPRKTIPKNSLAIANEQTAIYPQSSPGGWNIIGKTTIEMFDKSLASLCPVNVGDEVKFYSISKEEFLKQGGVL; from the coding sequence ATGGAAATTAAACTGGCCAGTGTTGACTCCGTAATAGTATATTTTGATAATAAAATCTCCTTAGATGTTTCTTTTCGCGTTAAACAGTATTTAGAAGAAATAAAAAAACTTGAAGGCATTATTGATATTGTTCCTTCTTATACTTCTATTTTAATTACGTACGATATTTTTATATATTCTTATGAGAATCTTGTTTCAATCCTAGAAAAAATTAAAGTGAATAACGTTAGTTCAAATGACAATAAAATTGTTGAAATTCCTGTTTATTATGGGGAAGAAGTTGGCTTGGATTTAAAAAGAATTTCAGAAGAAAAAAACCTTAGCATAAAAGAAATAATTGATATCCACTCATCTCAAAGTTATAGAGTATATGCCATTGGGTTTGCACCTGGTTTTGCTTATATGGGAGAGGTTGACAAACGTATAAATATTAATCGTTTAGAAAATCCAAGAAAAACAATTCCTAAAAATTCTTTAGCAATTGCGAATGAACAAACAGCTATTTACCCTCAAAGCTCACCAGGAGGTTGGAATATAATTGGAAAAACAACAATAGAAATGTTTGATAAATCACTTGCTAGTTTATGCCCTGTTAATGTTGGAGATGAAGTTAAATTCTATTCTATTTCAAAAGAAGAATTTTTAAAACAAGGAGGGGTTCTATGA
- a CDS encoding biotin-dependent carboxyltransferase family protein, whose translation MSGFEIINPGILTLIQDKGRFSYAHIGVTSSGCMDEYAYFWANKLLGNAKDCNVLEIAFPSFSVKASSDISISITGADLSLSINGKYSKPWSTYNIKKGDILKFCKSLKGVRAYLAVKGGFLLEKDFDSYSTTIKEGLGAIKGRALIKSDFLPYTPYKHNHKKVLKDKYIPSYDETLVLRVLLSYQKDEFEEKEKEKFFSSEFSVSPESNRMGMKLNGEKITPKISGIISEGIAFGSIQIPSSGQPIILLKDRQTIGGYAKIGSVLAIDCFKLSQAKNNTKIRFEEIDIKSAQEKMKNFYLDFDN comes from the coding sequence ATGAGTGGTTTTGAAATTATTAATCCTGGTATTTTGACACTTATTCAAGATAAAGGACGATTCTCTTACGCCCATATTGGTGTTACTAGTTCTGGTTGTATGGATGAATATGCCTACTTTTGGGCCAATAAATTATTAGGAAATGCAAAAGATTGTAATGTACTAGAAATCGCTTTTCCTTCTTTTAGTGTTAAAGCCAGTTCTGATATAAGCATAAGCATTACAGGAGCTGATTTATCTTTAAGTATTAATGGTAAGTATTCTAAGCCTTGGAGCACGTATAATATAAAAAAAGGGGACATACTTAAGTTTTGTAAGTCTCTTAAGGGTGTGAGGGCTTATTTGGCTGTTAAGGGTGGATTTTTACTTGAAAAAGACTTTGATTCTTACTCCACTACTATTAAAGAAGGTTTAGGTGCAATAAAAGGACGCGCATTAATTAAAAGTGATTTTTTACCTTATACTCCTTATAAACATAATCATAAAAAAGTATTAAAAGATAAGTATATTCCATCTTATGATGAGACTTTAGTTTTACGCGTATTATTATCTTATCAAAAAGATGAATTTGAAGAAAAAGAAAAAGAAAAGTTTTTTTCAAGTGAATTTAGTGTAAGTCCAGAATCAAATAGAATGGGAATGAAATTAAATGGAGAAAAAATCACACCTAAGATAAGTGGAATTATTTCAGAAGGGATAGCTTTTGGTTCTATTCAAATTCCAAGTTCAGGACAACCTATTATATTATTAAAAGACAGACAAACTATTGGTGGATATGCAAAGATTGGTTCTGTTTTAGCGATTGATTGTTTTAAACTCTCTCAAGCAAAAAACAATACTAAAATACGCTTTGAAGAAATAGATATTAAAAGTGCCCAAGAAAAGATGAAGAACTTTTATTTGGATTTTGATAACTAA
- a CDS encoding copper-translocating P-type ATPase: MEDINENIQYTCPMHSEIISNKADSCPKCGMDLVPMENEDADEKIYAVLVKKMTIATIFTLPIFLITMSDLFFGEGFLSFLPLAYLNYLQLILSLPVVFYACWMFFEKAYASLINKSLNMFTLIGMGTGVAFIFSVVALFFPELFPDDFKSESGNIHLYFEATTVILSLVLLGQLLEARAHSQTNGALKALLKLAPLEAILIKDGEDITILIDQIEVGNYLRVKPGAKIPVDGKITKGSSSIDEAMITGEPMPVDKSIGDNVSSGTINGTKSFEMIAKKVGAETLLSQIIQMVKEASRSKAPIQKLADTISRYFVPIVILSSVLTYIIWALFGPEPAYVYALVNAIAVLIIACPCALGLATPMSVMVGVGKGAQAGILIKNAQALQTMDKIDVLITDKTGTLTLGKPSVEKIFTLNNKDNTLILQKIASINNESEHPLAQALVNFAKEKNLVFLEVNDFETIVGQGVKAKIKDETILLGNITLMKSENIDISSALKEAVIKEQRLGKTLSYIAINSVALGFVSITDAIKTSSKAAISQLMAQGIEVIMMTGDNINTAKAVADELNIKNYQAQCLPEDKLNKIIELQKEGKIVAMTGDGINDSPALAQADVGIAMGTGTDVAIESSEITLIKGDLGGIVKARVLSHEVMKNIKQNLFFAFIYNILGLPVAAGLLYPFFGILLSPMIAATAMSLSSLSVILNSLRLKRISL, encoded by the coding sequence ATGGAAGATATAAATGAAAACATTCAATATACTTGCCCTATGCACAGTGAGATTATTAGCAATAAAGCAGATTCTTGTCCCAAGTGTGGCATGGATTTAGTTCCTATGGAGAATGAGGATGCAGATGAAAAAATATATGCAGTTTTAGTCAAAAAAATGACTATTGCAACAATTTTCACTCTTCCCATTTTTTTAATAACTATGAGTGATTTATTTTTTGGCGAAGGTTTTTTAAGTTTTCTACCTCTTGCTTATTTAAATTATTTGCAATTAATCTTATCCTTACCTGTTGTTTTTTATGCATGTTGGATGTTTTTTGAAAAAGCCTATGCATCCCTTATCAATAAAAGTTTAAATATGTTTACTCTTATAGGAATGGGAACAGGAGTTGCTTTTATTTTTAGTGTGGTTGCTTTGTTTTTTCCAGAACTTTTTCCAGATGACTTCAAGAGTGAGAGTGGTAATATTCACTTATATTTTGAAGCAACAACCGTAATTTTAAGTTTGGTATTATTGGGCCAACTTCTTGAAGCAAGAGCCCATAGTCAAACAAATGGAGCTTTAAAAGCCTTATTAAAACTGGCTCCCTTAGAAGCTATTTTGATAAAAGACGGTGAAGATATAACTATCTTGATTGATCAAATTGAAGTAGGAAATTATTTAAGAGTAAAACCAGGTGCCAAAATACCAGTAGATGGAAAAATAACAAAAGGTTCTTCTTCTATTGACGAAGCTATGATTACTGGTGAGCCAATGCCTGTTGATAAAAGTATTGGAGATAATGTTAGTTCTGGAACGATTAATGGAACAAAATCTTTTGAAATGATTGCAAAAAAAGTAGGCGCAGAAACTTTACTTTCTCAAATAATTCAAATGGTAAAAGAAGCAAGCAGGTCAAAAGCCCCTATTCAAAAACTAGCAGATACAATTTCCAGATATTTTGTACCTATCGTTATACTAAGTTCTGTTCTTACGTATATTATTTGGGCTTTATTTGGACCAGAACCTGCTTATGTATACGCTTTGGTCAATGCAATTGCAGTATTAATAATAGCATGTCCTTGTGCTTTAGGACTAGCTACTCCTATGTCTGTTATGGTAGGAGTTGGAAAAGGTGCGCAAGCAGGAATATTAATCAAAAATGCTCAAGCCTTACAAACAATGGATAAAATTGATGTTTTAATCACAGATAAAACAGGAACCTTAACACTTGGTAAACCTTCTGTTGAAAAAATATTTACACTCAATAATAAAGACAATACTTTAATTTTACAAAAAATTGCATCCATCAATAATGAAAGTGAACATCCCTTAGCCCAAGCTCTCGTAAATTTTGCAAAAGAGAAAAATCTTGTTTTTTTAGAAGTAAATGATTTTGAAACAATAGTAGGACAAGGCGTAAAAGCTAAAATAAAAGATGAAACTATTTTACTTGGTAATATTACTTTAATGAAAAGTGAAAATATTGACATTTCCTCTGCGTTAAAAGAAGCAGTAATAAAAGAACAACGTTTAGGAAAAACGCTCTCTTATATAGCAATAAATTCTGTGGCCCTTGGTTTTGTAAGCATCACTGATGCTATAAAAACAAGCAGTAAAGCTGCAATTTCACAGCTAATGGCACAAGGAATAGAAGTAATAATGATGACAGGAGATAATATAAATACTGCAAAAGCAGTAGCAGATGAATTAAATATAAAAAACTACCAAGCTCAGTGTTTACCAGAAGATAAATTAAATAAAATAATTGAATTACAAAAAGAAGGAAAAATTGTGGCTATGACGGGGGATGGAATAAATGATTCTCCGGCATTAGCTCAAGCAGATGTAGGAATTGCAATGGGTACGGGTACGGATGTTGCTATTGAGAGTTCTGAGATTACCTTAATCAAAGGTGATTTAGGTGGAATAGTAAAAGCCAGAGTTCTAAGTCATGAAGTTATGAAAAATATAAAACAAAATTTATTTTTTGCTTTCATTTACAATATCTTAGGTTTACCTGTTGCGGCTGGATTATTATATCCCTTCTTTGGTATTTTATTATCACCAATGATTGCAGCTACTGCTATGAGTCTTTCATCTCTATCAGTTATTCTTAATTCCTTAAGATTAAAAAGGATTTCTTTATAA